The region ACGGCGTCAAGAATTGCTTCACGGCGATAAGTCATACTGCGCAGATTATATGCTGACGCACAATCCCAGTGGTACGCTTCCGAGCACTGGTCTTCGCCTACTATATTCAGATAAGTATCCTGAAGTCCGGCAAAAGCCTTTTTGCGGCTGTCTTCACCGGCGGCGGAAGAACGCACAGCCACCGGCTCATTTTCAAGCCCTGCGTCTTTGCAGATGGAAAGGTATGCTTCCCTGACTGCGACATCTACTTCTTTGGGGAGTTCTACAGAGAGGATCGCACTCTGTACAAGAATGGACCTTTTGCGTAGCTGATCGATTCCTTCAGGCGAGGTGGCGAATCCATCAACCACATTGTTGATAAAAGTCCTCAGCTGAATCTGGGTTTCAGGCTGTTTGCCCGCTTCTTCTTTAATTACAAGAGCTATAGAACGGACAAACTTTTGTAAAAATTCACTGTCGCTGTTTACTTCTTCACTGCTCCAGTCCACAGCGTTATATTCGCTGTCCACCACAGATCTGACAACACTGGCGTTGACCTTGGTTTCATCCAGCAACTTATGGAATGCAAGAGATGATACAGCTCTGAACTGGGGTGATCTGATGCCTTCAACCTGACTGATCAAAGCGGTATTATAATTTTTCCCGCCAACCAGAAGCTCTGCATCTTCACCGATTTTAACGATATCGGCACCGGTTAGAATCAGCTTCTTTTCAAGCTGTTTTTTAGCCTGGGACTTCTTGGGAGCTGCTGTTCCCGCATCTTTAGCGGAAACTGCTTCTTCCGTCTTACCAGCCATCACTTCCTCCTTACACATCAATTAATAAGATATGCCTTTGGATTTTGCTATAAAATCCGGGTAAATAAGATAATCAGTAATCGAAAAGAAATTAACAGAATATAACAGACTCAGCACTCTAATTGGCAAAAACATGAGTGCAAACAATAATGATACTGATTCGGACGCCTACGGAAGAACTCCGCTGCATTCCGGTGTTGCCGTAAATGGGTGAAAAGCTTCCCTTCAGTTCACCCGGCAACCAAAAATCAATTCCCTCAGCAAGGCCCGTATGTCAAGCAAAAAGCGGTATATATCTACATTATAAAGGCATTACCGAGCCGGAATAAATCTCATGCTGTTCACCATTGTGATCAACAACGAGTCCGCCATCGGAACGTAAGCCGCAGATTACACCACGCTCAACACCTTCCGGACCATCCACAATCTTTACCTCTTCTCCGAACCAGACCAGACGGTCGGCAAGTTCGTAAAGAAAATCATCGGTCTTTTTCATGGAGATGATTGAATCAAAATTGCTCCGGAAATATTTAATCAACTCCACCCATGTTTCCAAAGGTCCAAGCTGCATTTTATCGGTATTGAGATTCCCGGCAGGAACCGCATGCTCGGCACGAAGCAGATCACGCGGCGGAGCATATGCCAGATTCAAACCGATACCGACCATAGTCGAGTTACCACGTTCTTCTATGAGGATTCCCCCGACCTTTTTGCCGTCGATCAATATATCATTCGGCCACTTGAGCTGGGTTTCCACACCGATATCACGTAAAGCATTGCAGGTAAGATACCCCACAATAAGCGGTAGAATCCTGTTCCAGACCGGTCGAACTTCCCCCGGCTTCGCTTCCGGGAGGGACGGCCATTTGATGGTGCCGTAAACATTACCGGGAGGAGAAATCCATTCACGGCGAACCTGTCCGCGTCCGGTATTCTGTTCTACAGCCAGCACACTTCCCCATTCCGAAAGATCTTCGAGGGCGTTGAGCCGCCATGCGACATCAAGGCTGGAAATACATGAACCGCATATGGCGACAGGAACACCGGTACGGGAACCGGATATCCATGTCGAATATGTTCTGTATTCATCATCCACGCTGTTCCAGGGGCTGAAACTCTCGATATCCCGTGCCCAGAGAGGATGCGCCTTGAAAAGGTTTTCGGGGGTTGTTTTAGGGAGTGGACTGTTTTCCTTACCGCTTATAATGGTAATTCGTGTAATCATATTTCACTATCTCATGTTCAGAAACTTGTTGGCAAGAGGAACCCTGCATTTTTTTAATACTTTAGCATAATTGTATATTAACTAAAGCGAAAAGTTTGCGCAACTGTTCTTATGCCGGATTGGTCAACTTGAACAAATGTCCGCGACAGGGAACATTTGTATAGAATTATTCGGTTATAGAAGACTTAATATCCCGGATGATATCTATAAGCTCTTCTTCCACATCGTCAGCTTCGCTTTGGTCGATGGCATCCGAAGAACGAGAATCGCGGGAAATTGCAGTGGCTATCTTTGTTGAAATAGCTGCCAGAATCCTTTTTTTGGCATCATCCCCGGCAATAGCCAGTAAGATACCAAGTTTATAGTAACCAAGCTGGCGGAATGCCTGCTTAAGTGTTCCAATATCCACAAAAACAATATCATCAACGCCTTCAAGTTCTTCAATTGCCTTACGCTTGCGCTTAACTTCCCTGAAGAACTGTTCACCCTTCTTTTCCACCCATTTGGAGGTTGCGTCCTTGTGAAGCATGCAGATATCTTCCGGAAAATCTCCAATACCTATCTTTTTATAAATAACTTCCGGGTCGGAATCGACGATGGCGGAAAAATCATTAATATCCAAAAAATCAGAAAGAAAGACCTTACCGCAGAATTTATTGATATCTTCAGAAAGATTTTCAGCAATGGTAAGAAAATCATCAGGGCTGATGATTGTCAGGTAGGTCTGCGAGGCAATCTTATTCACCGAAATCATGTTGAATCCAATTGCAGATTTGAGAAGTCTATCTATTTCATGCTGCGGAGCATTTGTAATTTCTGAAAATTCCTTGGAAAACTCTTCCAATGTAATGCCTATGGAACCATCCTCGCTCTTGGGTGCGGTCTGAAAAATACGATGCTTCATGTGCAGCAAGCGGCAAAAGGTCAACCATGAGTTTTCACTGCGACTCTCTGAAACAGCACGGTCTGCCCGGGCAAGGCGTGATGCCAGCACGCGGGTCAAATGAAAAACCGTGGGATGACTTTTTTTGAGCAGCATAAGGATCAACCGGGCAGTCAGCACAATTACAGTACATTCCGATGCTGCCTCGGCCCCGGCAACCCTTTCACTACGGGATATAATAGCCATTTCCCCGAAAATTTCCCCCGGACAGAGAGTAGCCAGAATCTGCCTTTTACCGTTAATATTTTTGACAATATTAACGGAACCGGACTGAATCATATAGGCGACGTTCCCTTTATCCCCTTCTTTAAAAAGGACCTCACCCTTTAAGAAAGTTTTGGATTGCGGTCTGGCCATCTACTTGACCCCCTTAATCTTGCGTACAGTATCAAGTAGTTCATCGCAGCATTCCAGTACTTCCGAATCAACCGGATCGCGGTCGGCATGCTTTTCCTGCAACAGAATCTGGGCTATCTTCTTGCTCACATTCTGCTTAATCTTATCCCTGCCCTGCTTATCAAGAGCGGAATAAAGAACTGAAATTTTATAATAATCAAATCCTTCAAGAGCTTTTTTAAGAGTAGGATTATCAATAAAAATGATATCATCAACAGCTTCGAGATCATCCAGAGCTTTACGTGGTCTACGAAATTTTTTGAAAAAGTTAGGTTCCTTATCCTTGCGCCACTCCATAACCTTTTCCCGATTAAAAAAGACCAGATTTTCGGGCATTTCTTCTTTTATGATTTTTTTATAAATCTGTTCCGGGGTACTTCCGGTTCTCTTGGCGAGGTCAGAAAAGGTCATAAAACTCATACGCTGCTCAACATTTGCCCCGAGTTCACGCATCTGTTTATAGAGATTGCGCAGATTGGGCATGAACTGCTCGAAATTATTTATCGAAATATAGCGCTCGACAAACGCGCTTTTATCACCTTTCTTAACACTTTTTATGTCAATCAGGCGCAATTTGAAGACCATTTCAAGAAATGATTCAATTTCAAGATTGGAAAAAAAGGCAAGGCTTTTAACGGTTTCGGTGTAGGATTTAACCGACAGCCCCATTTTATAATTTTCTACTTCGCGCTGTTTATCTCGGGGCAGATATGCGTATTCCCGGTAGGCAAGATCAAGGATGCAGGCAAGAGACATGAAAGAATCGTTCTGTTCTGAGCTACCGGTCTTTAAATCAGTGTCGGCAACCCTTTTGGCCAGCAGCTGCAGCATCTTCCTTACGGTTTCCGGTGAAGCTCTGAGGAGCTTTTTCATCATCTCCTCAGTTAAAACAACAAGCTCGCAAAAACTTGCAGCTTCGGCACTCCCTGTTCGTTTCTGATTGGTTAAGAGAGACATCTCACCAAAGATATCTCCCCGATGCAAAGACGCCATGACCGTCTTTTTTTTGTCGATCACTTTAAAAATATCCACAGTCCCCGACTTGATCATGTAAGCGATTTTGCTTTCCTGACCTTCATGGAAGATGATTTTACCTTTATGGTAAGTTCTTATGCTTGGTGCTGTCCGTACAATCATATTAAAAAGTGCTTAAATTATCTTGATATATTTGTTTATTACACACTACGATGCTTCTTAACAAGCCCGACAATTCTTTTAACAATAAGTGGAAAAATACCCAGCAATATAAATGAGATTAAAACTCCCGGCTGTACTATTCCCGAAAGAGAATCAATGTGCCCCAGCTCTTTTCCAGCATTAACATAAACCATTGTTCCGGGCAGCATGCCTAGCTGTGAGACCCAATAAAAGGTTCTCAATTTCATGGGAGTAAGGCCCATAACCAGATTAATTATAACAAATGGAACGGCCGGAATAAGCCGCAGGCTGAAAAGGTAGAAAGCGCCCTCTTCTTTGATGCCGCGATTCACTTTATCAAGCCGGTCCCCGAACCTCTGCTGCACGTAATCCCGGAATAGGTAGCGGGAGAAGAAACAGGCCAGCGTCGCTCCTATCGTACTGGCAAATGAGATAGTCAGGACCCCTACTTTAAAACCTAGCAGGGCTCCTCCGGCAAGGCCGAGCACCGTCGCTCCCGGAAGGTTGACTCCGACAACAAGGACGTAAACCCAGAAAAAAGAAAAAACAGTCAGTAATGGATTCCGATCATAAAATAATTGAAATTCCTGTCGCGAATTTTTCAAATATTCAAGGGTGAGGAACCTATCCAGATCAAAAATAAAAAAAAGCGCCGCCACACAGACAATAAACAGAAGTATCAATATTTTCTTTTTCATTGATCATACGATACCATCAACCCTGAATTAATCAAGAATCTGAACAGAGAAAAACGCGATTATCTTTTTTATACACCTAGGATTATATGACTAAAAAAACAAATAAATTAAAAATATTAATCGCCGGAGGAGCAATACGCGACCTGCTCCTGAGTCGCCGGCCGAAGGATCTTGATTATCTGGTTGCTTCCGGCACAGCGGAAGATTTTATGAAAGAATTCCCAGATGCGCTCCCTGTGGGTAAATCGTATGAAATATTTTATCTGAACGGACTGGAGTTTTCCTTTCCCCGTAAGCGAGGAAAAAACATAGAGGAAACAATCAGTTTAGATCTTTTAGCTCGCGATTTCACAGTAAACAGCTTTGCTCTGGATGAAGATGGTGAGCTGTATGCCCACCCCAAAGCAATGGATGACATGAAGAATAGGGTCCTGCGTCCTTCGTTTCCTGACTGTTTCAGGGAAGACCCGCTGCGCATCTTCCGGGCGGCTGTTTTTTCGGCACGCTTTCCCGAATTCTCGCCTCACGCTGAATTGATAAATGAAATGAAGCGCTGCGCTGAAAATGGATGGCTGAATGACATCGCAGCGGATAGGGTCGGGGTGGAATTGCGCAAAGGCTTGAGCGCGCCCAAGCCGGGTAATTTTCTACGTCTGCTGATTGAGGGGGGCTGCCTG is a window of Maridesulfovibrio sp. DNA encoding:
- a CDS encoding biotin--[acetyl-CoA-carboxylase] ligase, whose product is MITRITIISGKENSPLPKTTPENLFKAHPLWARDIESFSPWNSVDDEYRTYSTWISGSRTGVPVAICGSCISSLDVAWRLNALEDLSEWGSVLAVEQNTGRGQVRREWISPPGNVYGTIKWPSLPEAKPGEVRPVWNRILPLIVGYLTCNALRDIGVETQLKWPNDILIDGKKVGGILIEERGNSTMVGIGLNLAYAPPRDLLRAEHAVPAGNLNTDKMQLGPLETWVELIKYFRSNFDSIISMKKTDDFLYELADRLVWFGEEVKIVDGPEGVERGVICGLRSDGGLVVDHNGEQHEIYSGSVMPL
- a CDS encoding TVP38/TMEM64 family protein, whose product is MKKKILILLFIVCVAALFFIFDLDRFLTLEYLKNSRQEFQLFYDRNPLLTVFSFFWVYVLVVGVNLPGATVLGLAGGALLGFKVGVLTISFASTIGATLACFFSRYLFRDYVQQRFGDRLDKVNRGIKEEGAFYLFSLRLIPAVPFVIINLVMGLTPMKLRTFYWVSQLGMLPGTMVYVNAGKELGHIDSLSGIVQPGVLISFILLGIFPLIVKRIVGLVKKHRSV
- a CDS encoding Crp/Fnr family transcriptional regulator, which codes for MARPQSKTFLKGEVLFKEGDKGNVAYMIQSGSVNIVKNINGKRQILATLCPGEIFGEMAIISRSERVAGAEAASECTVIVLTARLILMLLKKSHPTVFHLTRVLASRLARADRAVSESRSENSWLTFCRLLHMKHRIFQTAPKSEDGSIGITLEEFSKEFSEITNAPQHEIDRLLKSAIGFNMISVNKIASQTYLTIISPDDFLTIAENLSEDINKFCGKVFLSDFLDINDFSAIVDSDPEVIYKKIGIGDFPEDICMLHKDATSKWVEKKGEQFFREVKRKRKAIEELEGVDDIVFVDIGTLKQAFRQLGYYKLGILLAIAGDDAKKRILAAISTKIATAISRDSRSSDAIDQSEADDVEEELIDIIRDIKSSITE
- a CDS encoding HD domain-containing protein; the protein is MTKKTNKLKILIAGGAIRDLLLSRRPKDLDYLVASGTAEDFMKEFPDALPVGKSYEIFYLNGLEFSFPRKRGKNIEETISLDLLARDFTVNSFALDEDGELYAHPKAMDDMKNRVLRPSFPDCFREDPLRIFRAAVFSARFPEFSPHAELINEMKRCAENGWLNDIAADRVGVELRKGLSAPKPGNFLRLLIEGGCLEPWLTEFSGGTDIPAGPPKYHDKSVLGHTAEIMDKVAGNPLTCWMAMCHDIGKILTPDSILPSHYGHDKAGATPARTLGSRLMLPVKFIKSGETAALLHMKAGSYSELRPGTKVDLLMKLHTSDLLENMTSLCRADRGEDVLQNAPADLAEILKVSLPMQERNQGKKSGEKLRSMRAAKLKSLRPASD
- a CDS encoding cyclic nucleotide-binding domain-containing protein, with the translated sequence MIVRTAPSIRTYHKGKIIFHEGQESKIAYMIKSGTVDIFKVIDKKKTVMASLHRGDIFGEMSLLTNQKRTGSAEAASFCELVVLTEEMMKKLLRASPETVRKMLQLLAKRVADTDLKTGSSEQNDSFMSLACILDLAYREYAYLPRDKQREVENYKMGLSVKSYTETVKSLAFFSNLEIESFLEMVFKLRLIDIKSVKKGDKSAFVERYISINNFEQFMPNLRNLYKQMRELGANVEQRMSFMTFSDLAKRTGSTPEQIYKKIIKEEMPENLVFFNREKVMEWRKDKEPNFFKKFRRPRKALDDLEAVDDIIFIDNPTLKKALEGFDYYKISVLYSALDKQGRDKIKQNVSKKIAQILLQEKHADRDPVDSEVLECCDELLDTVRKIKGVK